Sequence from the Coleofasciculus chthonoplastes PCC 7420 genome:
TAAAAAAAAGACCAAACACACTCTTAGAAATTACCATATGGAAATAAGACATTTGTACTTGAAGAACATGAGCTCCCACTTGTGCCGTCACTATTTCCTGAGAAGAAGGTTGCCTAAAGTATTCTGATAAATATTCTACTGCCGTCCAATGAGAAGATTCATCAGGTGCATTCGATAGCAGAGGGATGATGCTGATCCAAATCAGTCTCACCAAAAAAGCAAAAACAATGGCGATATAGTAACCGTAAATATATTTTCCTTTAGTCGTTTCTTTTAGCAGCTTTATCATAATCTACTTGATAACAATGAAGGAGCAACGATAATATATTACAACAGTTTATTGTTGTCCTATCAGCTTTTTTAGTTTAAACCAAACATTGCGTAATTTCCAAAATTTACTCGTTTCCATTGCTTCAATCAAATTAATTGCTTGCTCTAATTCAACCTGCTTATGTTGAAGCTGCAATTGCAGCCGCTCCAATTCCGCATGAACGTCTGGCGGAAGAGATTGCAACTGCTTTACGTCAAGTTGAGCATTCTGAAGATGGGGAACTAGCTCAGTAGATGATAACCAACGAATGGCTTGCTCCAATTTAATAGATGTTAAATTGACTTCACTTTTATTAGGTATAAAGTATCTTGTAGAAGAACGGTCAAGGGTAAAAGTTCTGATCGGCTGGATAGTATTACCATCATAATCATGATGAATCTCCAAAAAAACGCCAAACTCTCTAACGCAATTTTTGTAGTGATTTATCGCAAAGTCTATAGGGGTTTGATGTCGATAAAGATTTACTAGAAATATAGGATCAACGGCGTATATAAACTCTTTCAGTAACCATCGAGCTTTCAGTGACTTTGACCATTGCTCGGAATGCCATACGCACATGTGTAAATAGTGATCTTCGTTGAAGAACAATTCGTGTCCAAAAATGAATGCTGAATTTGACCAACCATAGGGAGTCCAAAATTCTAGCTTGGCACCATCAATACAAACACGACTGATTTCCTGAAAAATTGGCACTGGATTTTTAACATGTTCTAAAAAGTGAGACGCATGAATGTATTCAACACTTCGATCCGGAAAGGGTAGCGGTTCCGTTTCAAGATCCACAATATAGTCAACACCCGAGTAAGGATGAATATCAACACCAAGGGTTCCTTCTTTTTTTGAGCTTCCACAGCCTAGGTCAATTTTTAAATTACTCATTTTTACCCATGAAAAATATATAGATTATAACATTTAAGTGATTTTCCGACAAATGACAATTAACTCCATTTCATTTTTTTGAATTAATTCAATCTCTAAAGGAAAAAATAACTTTTTTTTGCAGTGTAAAAGTAATTCTAAGAATTCAAATTGAGTCCATACATGAAAGTGTATACTATAATTTTTATCGATCAGTTCTTGTGTTTTAAGGGCAACTTCGTTTTCAGAAACTTTGCTAACTAAACGACTCCACTCCTCAAAGTGAGATTTTTTTGACCATGCTGGTCCCTCTGCGTAGTCCTGAACTAAATGTTCAAGAGTAGTGACGGGACGATCACGATCAAATGTATATCGCTTGTCAGGTATAGCTAAATACAAAATCCCACTTCCTTTTAAGGTTCTCAACCAATTTTTAAGTGAAAAAATGGGGTTTTGGCAATGCTCAATCATGTGATTAGCAATAACAAAATCTAGTGAAGCATCTGCTATAGACGCTAAAGTCTCGCCATCATCTATGATGTCTGGTTCAACTAAATTATACTTTGATAACTCTGGGTATTGTTTCCGTAATTGCTCTACAGGCATCCGATCTAAATAGCGTACTGTAACGCCAACTGGAATTTCCAGGGGTGAATGAAGTGGTCCAATTTCAATGCCATTGCCTGTTAAATATCGAGAAGCAATTTGTTTACGCAATGAGTTTTCTGGTAAATTAGACTTGACAGCTTCTAAATATTTTTTTTGAGTAAAAGTTTGTATTGTTTTCCAAAAAAACATTAAATCAACACTCCTAATGTTAAATAAACTATATATTGAGATACCTATATATTTATACTATAATCATCTGCACTTCTTGTTAAATTAGGATTATAGCAAGGATCTTTTTCAAGTATTTTACCCCACTTTTTCTTCATATATTCTGCCTCTCTACCTAGACGTACCAGTTTTTCAGAGCTATCATCGTCACGTCCTCGACTCTTGGACTCATGATGGTACAGCACAACATGAGGCAGATAAATATTTCGATAACCTTGCCTGAGAAGTTTGAGACAAAAATCTACATCATTATAGGCAATAGCTAATTCCTCAGCAAATCCTCCCACTGCTTCGTATACTTCGCGTCTGCACATTAAACAAGCACCTGTAATCGCTGAATAATTATTGATTGTTATCAATTGTCCTGCATAACCTGGTGATGTCGAGGGATACTTCTTATGACCATGACTCGCAACACCACCAATTCCCAGTACAACTCCAGCATGTTGTATGGATTTATCGGGATATAATAAGAGTCCACCAACAGCTCCAATAGAAGGTCTCTGAGCTTGCTCGACGAGAGCATCAATCCAGTCTTGCGTAATCACTTCTATATCATTGTTTAAGAAGAGCAAATAGTCACCTTTTGCTTTAGCAACAGCGTAATTGTTAATTTTAGAAAAATTAAACTCAATGTTTAATGGATAACAGCTAAATCGCTCATGTTCTTTACTCTTCCAATAATCAATAATTTGAACGGTATCATTTTCAGTACTTCCATTATCGATTACAATTACTTCATAATTTGGGTAGGCAGTCTTCTCAAAAATGGATTTTAAACAGTTATTCAAAACATTTCCTAAGTCTCTAGTAGGAATAATAATACTAACTCGTTTATAATCTTCTATTTTATATCGAACTCTGTATAGACCTGGAAATCCAGGTAATCCACTAATGATTCCATTTTCGCCTCTTCTGTGAAGAGCATCTATAAGTGCTTTTTCACCAGCTTTATAAGCATAAGGCTTAGCCTCAACTCCACTGGCGGCAGATTGAGGATGAATTCTCCAATGGTAAAGTATTTTTGGAATATGAAATATATTTTTAGTTTTTTCAGTTATTCGTAAAACAAGATCGTAATCCTGACTTCCCTCATAGCCAACTCGAAAACCTCCAATTTTTTCTACTAGTTCTCGTCTATAGATTCCTAAATGACAAGTATACATCCGAGATAAAAATGAGTCGGGACACCAATCTGGCTTGAAGTAAGGCGATGAAACTTTATTTGTTTCATCAATTTTATCTTCATCAGAATAGATCATGTCCGCTTCAGGATGCCGATTCAACAAAAGAGCTACTTCATACAAAGCATCTGGGGTGAGTAAATCATCGTGATCCAGTAGAGCAATAAACTCTCCAGTCGCCATTTCTAAAGCTGAGTTAGATGCGTTAGAAATATGCCCATTAGTTGTCCTAATAACAACTTTAATTCTTGTCTCTTTCGCTGCATATTCTTCCACGATATTTTTGACGTGAGGCTGAGTTGAAGCATCATCAGCAATACATAATTCCCAATAGGGATAAACTTGGTTTATTACTGATTCTATTGCCTCCCGCAAGAAATGCTCAGACGTATTAAACGTTGGCATAATAACACTAATGACTGGCTGATAAGGGAAAATTTCTACTGTCTCAGCCATCTTACGTAAGTCCGACTCTCTAGGAAAATTTTGTTGCAACCATCTTTGGTAACTATCAGGTAGTACTTCATAACTAGATGATCCATTATCTAACCTAAGATAAACTTTCTTAGAAATTCTAGCTATTGCATAGCGCAAGCCTTTATTTCTTAAAATATAGATCAGACGCTTTATTTTACCACCTAAACGATTAATTGAAAAACTCGCATCATCAGAAATTCCTAAAGTTCGCCTCAATTTAAACCAAAATGTACGCATTTTCCAAAATTTACTGCTTTCCATTGCAATAACAGTGGCTCTAGATTGTTGCAATGATAGTTCAGTCTGTTGCAATGATAGTTCAGTCTGTTGCAATAATAGTTCCCTTTGCTGTAGCTGAGACTGTAGTCGTTTCCATTCGCCTCTAAAATACTCGGATTCAATTTGACTCTTTTGAACGGCGATTTCTAAATTGTCTAGTTTTGTCCTAGTCAATACTACATGAGGAACAGAATTTATGTGTTTAAAATACTCATCAAAGGTTTTAGCTGACAAATAACTCGTTTGTCTCTGTAGGTTAAATTCTAATTCATTAAAATATAAATAATCACCGTCTTCTATATTTAAATTTATTAAATTGAAACAATAATTTACAAAGCATTTCAGATCTTCCTCTTTTAATAAAGGTCTCAAAGCATCTTTTATCCAAGGAAAAATATTTATGTAAAAATAAAGTAATCCTCTAAAAACAACAAAATTGACTGTTACTTTATTAAGGTAGTCCCATTCTCGATCAATATAGAAGATCTGGTTATCTTCAGTCACTATTAAGTTCCAAGGTGTACAGTCTATGTATGTACCAGGCAAATCTGTTTTTTTTAGGTTCAAACGTTTAGACTCTTGAACTAAAAAAATGTACCACTTTTGAAGTGTATCTTTAAAATCTTCTTCATTAGAACTTAATGAGATAACTAACTGTTCCATTAAGGGTGTACCCTGAACAAAGTCTGTTGTTTCGTTGGGGTAATGCTTTAATTCGTTATCACTATTCGTTTTTTCTTGAAGTGCTGCCAAAGAAGGGTAAATAGGTTCACGTACTACCTTTAATGAACCATCCAGTCCTTGACATAAACTAACTTGAGTCATAAATTGCTTGTAACGTTTTACACTATATTTGTATGCAATACAATTTACATCTAAATAGCTATCAATTTTGTTAGAACTACTGCTTGCTAAAACTAGAAACGAATTACTCATTTCCGACGATAAACCGTTATGCTCTAGTTGTTTAGCCACTAAGAACTCATGAAAATTTTCTAGTTTAGAATGACGGTAATCTCTTGAGTTACAGTATCCTAACCATTGATAAAGCCAAGGCTTATCTCTCTGAAAATAAAATTCATCAATATTGAGCAACACTTCGGGTAACTTATAATCAGGAAATGGATATAAAAATTTAAAGGCATCAAATCCAGCTAACTTGAGTAAATTTTCTAGTTCTCGTTTACCAAATGTTTGGATTTTCTTCTCCTTTACATACCCTTCTATTCCGTCAAATAATAAACCCGTGTGATCTTCCGAACATCTAGCCCAATATTTAAGTCCTAGTTTGTTTTCAATCGCTAAAATCAGAATGCCATCATCTTTTAAATAATGTTTGGCTATCTCCAGAGTTTTTTGGTATGGATTTTGAGAGTGAAGGTATAATCCGCTATACTCGAGAACACCAATTAATGTAACAGCATCAAATTTCTGATTAAATTCAATATCTTTAAAGTTGGAAACAACGACTTGAACACTATTTAAATCTTGGCATCGTAAAGCAGCAAGTTTCGCTCGTTGCTTACTTCCTTCTAAAGCAATGACATGTGGAATATTTTCACCTAAGTATCGAGTAATAGCGCCACAACCCGCCCCCAACTCTAATACAGAACTACATTGATTAATTTGTAGTGGGCGAAGCAAGCTACTCCGTTGAGGACTTAAATGATACTCTGAGGACCAATCACGAATACAACTTGCCAGTTCAGTAGAAGAGGAACTTAAATCAGAGACTTGCCGTAAGCAATTTTCTAGATAAATTTCTTCCTCTAATCCATCTGAATAGGTAAAATTGAATCCATCTTGAGAAGGAAGCCATAGATTCAATTCAGGATTTTTGCAAAAATCGTTGGGATACTTCATTTTTTAGTAAAACTTAAGAATTAACAACAACACAAGTAGATTCTTCAATTTTAACAGTAATCTTACTATTCAGATTGACTAAGCCTTGACTTAGATCATTAGTTGATGGAATAACCTTTAAGTTAATCACATCATATCTTCTGTCAATTGGAAATACCGTCCCTTCCTCTAGGGAAACAAAACCAAAAGAAAGAAAGTAATTGCCTGGACAAACCATGAGGTACTGTTCAAAGGTAATCTCAACCAAAGTTTCAGCCGTCAATGGTGGTATATCAATATTTTTGAAATAAGTATTTGTTACATATATATCTTCACCTTTAGAATCTTTAAGCGTCATCGCAAACAATGGATTTACGACGCCATCTTTAACTAAGACTTTCAAGCGGGCGATCATCCGTTCACAAGACGTGAAACAAAGTGTTTCTCTACCTTCATGATTTTCAATGCGTATGTCCTTAATTTCACCTCGATGACTACCATATCGATATTCTAATGTTCTACGCTGTTCCGATAAGTTGCTTAAACTTGATGCCAATTCCTGTTTAGGGTTCGGAACAGTGTTTTTTTCATCTTCTGGAAATAAAAGTCGGGTATAGTGATTAATGACAACATTTGGCAATGTTTCTATAATTTTTTGACCTTGATTTAATAGCATGGCTTTTTGACAGTATCGCTTAATGGAATTACTGTCATGGGAAACAAAAAGGACAGTGACTCCTTTTTCTTGAAGCTTTTTGAGCTTAAGAAAGCACTTTAATTGAAACTTAGCATCGCCCACGGAGAGTGCTTCATCAACGATGAGAATATCAGGATCGACATTAATTGCCACCGCAAATGCCAGCCTAACATACATGCCACTGGAGTAAGTCTTTACAGGTTGGTCGATAAAGTCACCAATATCGGCAAAACTCGTAATAGGATCAAATTTATCTTCAATCTCTTTTTGGCTTAACCCTAAGAGTCGTCCATTAAAAAATACATTTTGTCGTCCGGTAAACTCTGGATTAAATCCACTTCCCAACTCTAATAAAGCGGAAATCCTACCATTGACAACAACTTCTCCACTGGTTGGTGTCAAGGTTCCCGCAATAATTTGTAGGAGGGTACTTTTTCCGGAGCCATTAGATCCGACAATTCCAAAGGTTTGCCCCTTGGGAATTTCTAAGTTAATATCTCGTAATGCCCAAAACTGATCCGCTCGACTTTTTCCGGGAAGTAAAATCTCCTTGAGTCGATCAATAGGATGATGATAGCGCTTAAAGCACTTAGAAATGTTCTTTAGAGAAATCGCAATTTCACTCATTGAGTTTTAAACTCACACACTCACACTCACACACTTTTATGTACCAAACTAGGTACACCCATCAGGATTATATCCCTTCTCTGCTAGAATTTTAATCTGATCCCCGTAATCTTCAACCCGAACATGACCCGAGAAGCCATTGACAAAGACGGGTGTCTTGTGTTCCTTAAACCAAGTCCTAATTCGGGAACTGCGATCGCTACACCATAAGCCTGAGGGCGACGGGACTAAAGCATACTTCGCTCCCACCTGTTCAAAAAACTGATTCGGGGCTACCCCCTCCGTACCATGGTGAGGCATTTTCAGAACATCAGCGGCAATTTCTTGGGGATGATCGGCTAAGTAACTCCCGATCGCCCGGTTCAAGTCACCCGTAAATAAATGCTTGTGCTGACCATGTTCTAGCCTCATGATCAGGGACATATCGTTGATATCAGTTGTTCCCACTGGCGTCTGGATGCCATTAAAGGCGTAAAGGATCTTGAGGACAGTATCGTGACCTAAGTCGAAGGCTTGACCTGCTTGGGCAGATTTTACCTCAACTTGGCGTTCTTTTAGCATTTTCCGATAAGTCAGCACCTCCTGATAATTGCAGCCCCAAGGAATTTCCCGGTCACAAATGGTCTTGTCGGGTATGTTAAAGTAAACCTCTTTAATGGTAATCCCAGCGTTGATAATAGCAGTAGCCGCTAGTTTCTGGTACTTACTTGGATTTTTCATAGAGCCAGTAAAAAGGAGGAACAAAGGTTTTCGTCCAACCTGTAGTTAGTACAGCGTCGGCAATCTTCTCAAAGTTTTGATTAAATGTTAATTCTTTTTGCACTAAACTCGCCTGCCAATGTCCAGAACCCTGCGCGACAACTGACACAGGAGGTGGATTCATTTTGTCGGGTATAGCAATCAACAAATTACATACTTGATTAGCTTCTATATAATTTTTTAATGCCTCGCTGCTGGTTATGCTGGCTAGAGTAGTGCTGGGATTGTAGGTAAGGGATCGAGTGATAATCGGTAAATCAAAATGAGTTCCCAACATAAAGCGAGTGGCACTATCACTCACGAAGGCACAATCTGAATTAAGCTTACGATTATCTGAAAACCATTTTGCCGTGACATCTATTAACTTTAAGGATAATTCGGCTGGAGGTTGATAAACTTGGAACCAAAACCTACCCCGATAAGGATACATTGGCGGCAAAACCATTATTACACCTACAATTAAAACGGATAGGGTAACCTGCAATCGAGGTAAATATAATTTCAGGTTTCTCCTCAATAGCATCAGAATTTCTCGTCCCCCCAAGACGAACATAAAGCTCGTGGGAAATGCATATAAAGCTCGGTAGGTAACATAGTTACTTGTGTTTCCATGAACTACGGCAAAAAATAGGACAAAAGGGGGGAAAAGCATTAACAGGTAGGGGGTCAACGTCAAAATCGATATAGTTTTATGCTTTCCTAAAAAAACAATGGCTAGAATCAAACTGATTAGACCATGAATGCCAAAGGTTTCAAAATAAGCAAGTTTGGCATCCCATATCCGAAACGTTCCCCACTGAGACACGTAGGGTAGACTCCAGGATTCAGTTGGTATGATTTGAGGATTTTTGACCAGATAGGCTCCGAGAGCGAAACTGATAGGGATAATGATGGCTGAAACATAAATAATTTTTTTCAGATGTTTCCTTTGGCTAGTTATATAGTCCAGAAATAAAGCAACCCCAGAGATACACAACAACATCAACTCCTGCCAGTGGTTATAATACATGATTAAGCCAAGCGGGATCAGTAAACCCAGTTGTTTGATTTGACCATTTCTGGCATTCATTAAAACAATGATTGCTCTCAGATAAGCGATATAAGCCAAAGGGGTTGATGAAAGCGCATAGTATCTATAGAAGCCAAACAGATTTGTGCCAAATAAAAATATAGTGGCAACGACTTGAACCTTTGCCCAGTATTGGGAAAACCCTAAGCGAAGTGCCAATAAATAGAATTGATAGGCTAGGAGTAATTGCCAGAAAGCGCTGTAAATATCCAGTGCCACTCGTCGATAGAGTAGCGGCACATCAAACATCAGAGTCCAGCCCCAAAAATAAGTAAATTTGTGGTTGACTCGATTGTCTTGAATAAAATCACTGCCTTGCCACGAGAAAATTCTCCGGAAATGCTCCCACGGATCAGAGGGGAATTCCAGATAAGCTCCTGGTATTAGAAAAAGAAGCAACAGGGCAACCCAGAAGAATACATCGGATGCCTTAATCTTTCTCGCCGCCAAATTTAAATAATGCAAAAATAATAAAAAATTACCGCCATGAAGGATAATAAATATAGTTTTTAAAGCAGATATCTCTAGAGCAAAATACTTGAAATATAAATAAAAAAGCAGGTATGGCAGGAAAAACAACCAACCATCCGCAAATAAAATTATACTGAGATTATCTAAGCCTTTACGTATATAATTAAGATAATTTTTCATAAAAAAATAGGTTTATCTTGCCCTGTTCTTTAAACAATTTTATTTATATAAATTTCAGCTAAAACGCATTTAAATTGTGTATTACCTGTTGCCTGTTGCCTGTTGCCTTTCAGGGTTTTAGGTATCCCAATTTAAATGCCGAACAGCTTATCATGCCCTGATTACGAAATTTCCGGGATTTCTGTCTCGACTGGTTTATCCGAGCTACGCTTATTCTGAGGGGACTGTTTGCCTAAGTTTTGGCAAGGTTGAGATTCGAGGATGCTTAGACACCATTGAGCTGTTGTCCACAGCAGGTTGTGAGGGAAGCTAGCCACTGTCGCTTCTGAAAGATTCGCGATCGCTTGCATCAGCGCTTCCCTGGATGGGAGTTGGCTAGAAACCGCCATAATTTTCGGATGTTCTGTCGCAGAAACCTTTTCAGTCGAGCCGACTAATGATTCATGCAGTTTCTCGCCGGGACGCAATCCGGTAATCTTAATTGGGATATCCAGTTCTGGCATGAAACCCGCTAACTGGATCATTTGTTGTGCCAAGTCTAAGATTTTTACAGGTTGACCCATATCCAAAATTAGGGTTTGACCGGATTGTCCCACAGCAAGGCTTTGAATCACAAGCTGAGAGGCTTCAGGCGTAGTCATGAAATAACGGGTCATATTGGCATCAGTCACAGTGACAGGACCCCCTCTGGCAATTTGTGCCTGAAAAATCGGGATCACACTACCACGACTCCCTAAGACGTTGCCAAAGCGTACCACGAGAAAGCGGGTTTGGCTTTTGGCGGCGCACGCTTTAACCAAGAGTTCAGCTAAACGCTTGCTTAAGCCCATAAAGTTACAGGGATCAACGGCTTTGTCGGTAGAAATGAGGACAAAGGTATCTACACCCTGTTGTTCCGCCAGTTGTGCCAGATGAGCCGACGCCAAAGCATTGTTTTCTAGGGCTTCAGTAGGGTTATGCTGCATTAAGGGGACATGTTTGTGAGCCGCCGCATGGAAGACAATTTCCGGTTGCCAGGTTTGGAAAATGGTCTGGATACGACGCTGATGTCGGATATCGGCAATAATTGGTGTCGCCTTCAGGTTGGGGAAGTCGCGGCGTAGTTCTTGTTCAATGTTGAAAATACTATTTTCCCCGCGTCCCAGTAATAGGAGGTGTTGGGGTTCCAGACGGGCAATCTGGCGACAGATTTCTGAACCAATTGTACCGCCTGCACCCGTAACCAGAACCGTGCGCTGATAGATTTGCGATCGCGCGGAGGGGAATTGCTGGTTAAATTCATCGGCAAAGTCGAGTTTAATCTCCGGACGTCCCAGGATATCCTGGATTTGGATGGGTCTAGCTTGGGGAGTCAGAGAGCGATCGCACAACAGTTCGGCTTGTCCCGGTAACACTTTCAGCTTCAGGGCGCTACCTTGGGCAAGTTCCACCAATTTGCGGATTTGGGACGCCTTAGCCGAGGGCATAGAAATTATCACTTCATCGGCGTTGAGGCGTTTGGCAATGGGTACAAGCTGCGATGTCGCACCGAGAACCGGTATACCTTCCACTTTACGTCCTATCTTCGTGGGATCATCATCCAGAAAGCCGAGAATTTCCAGGTTAAGCTGGCGATTTTGGTTGACTTCCTGGACAATTTGTGATCCAGCCCGCCCTGCACCCACTAATAGTACCCGCTGGGGATCTCTGGGTGAAGCCGTGCGATCGCGTGGATGGTAACGGACAAACCGACGACGGGCGTAGCGCAGGGCGATCATCCCCATTACACAAAAACTCCAGTCAATCACAGCCACACCCAAGGGAATTCCCGAAAAGGAGGTAAAACGGGGAATCAGTAAGCGAGTGATGACTAGAATTAGTAACGAATAGAGGGTGATGGACTGGCAAAGGGTGGTGGCATCTTTAAGTCCAAACAGACGCCAGACTTGCCTGTACAGACCAAACGTGGCGTGAAACAGCAGACGCCCTGGAATCGCCAAGAGGGGAAGCATCCAAGCCATGGTTTGGTGAGAAGCAGGAATATGACCATCAAAACGGAACCAAAAAGCAAGGCTAAAAGCTGACCAAGCTACAAATCCATCGAGTCCGAGTTGTCCCAATCGATATGCGGAAGGAAAGAGCCTTTTTTGGGGCATGAACGGCACCTCTAAGGCAATACTGGCTGCAACAAGGTATGATACATTGGCTTTAACGTCCTGGCTAGGATCAATTTTGTTCCCCACAGATAAGCATATCAGTTGCCCAAAACGTTCGTAGTGGGAACTTTAGTTCCCTAAGCGTAGCTACTTTTTCTGGGATAACTCATCCTTGAGGTGTCTGACTTGATCGCGGATAATGGCAACCAGGATGGCAACCATGAAACTAGCGATCGCAGCCAGTACGGCGATTTGTACTAGGGAGCGTGTCGGTTCAACTTTGGATTCGCTTAAGAGTTGGATCGAAATAACTTGAGCTGTAAACTCTGCTAGATTCTCTTGGGCAGGTTCGAGATACTGTTTGTCAAATTCTAGGCTAGCAATGCGAGCCACAACTTCTGCCCGTTGTGTCTCTAGCGCCTCCAGCCTGAGAGTCGTTCTAATCCGTTCGGGATCAATACCATTGGAGTCACGAACTTGAGCAATTTGTTGTTCGAGCTGTTCCAGAACCTGTTGCTGTTTGGTGATTTCCAGCTCAGTGATGAAAAGACTATTGGCAATCGCTTGACCAAATATGCCTTGAAACTCTTGCTGGAGAAGGGTAGAGACTTGAGAACCCGCTTCAGCCAAGAAACCCGTATCGGGCGATCGCATGGTGATGTCGATCTGCTGGGTTTCGCTGTTATAAGTGGGTTTGACCTCAGTTTCATCGATTTTGTCGTAGTGATTCTCTAACAGTTTCACCGTTTTGTTACTGGCTTGCTGGATATCAAGGCCAGGGATACCGGATACAGAGATAGGAACCGGGGTGACTGAGAGGGTGAGCTGTTTCTGGTATTGTTTGGGCATCAGCAGGGAGAGCGCGATCGCGACGGCTGATAGTCCCAGGGTTCCCCATGCCATAAACCGCCAGTTGCGGCGGAAAAACTGAATAATATCGAGTAAGGAAATTTCATCTTCATCCTCAATCGTTCTCAGTTCTGTATTTTGCGTCAATTCCATAGTTCTCCTACACCGATAAGCATCATTACCATTAGCATACAGCGTCGAGCTGTAGCGTCATGAGAGTGAATTCAATGGCTGATATCAATCAAATCTTTCTAGACTTAACATGGAAAATCAGCAACCCTGGTGCCATTGTTGATGGGGTAGGGATATGGAGTTCTACTGGACTGGCATAGCTAACATGTTGGTGTCAACTTAAGGTGAAACCCCTTCTCCCCCAGCCCCTCTCCCACCAGGGGAGAGGGGATGAGTTTTCTTAACTACTGTGATAATAGGGAGGATAAAATGGCAGGAGAAGCCCTTTATGAACGGGATTTTTATAGTTGGGCATTCAATCAAGC
This genomic interval carries:
- a CDS encoding polysaccharide biosynthesis protein; this encodes MPQKRLFPSAYRLGQLGLDGFVAWSAFSLAFWFRFDGHIPASHQTMAWMLPLLAIPGRLLFHATFGLYRQVWRLFGLKDATTLCQSITLYSLLILVITRLLIPRFTSFSGIPLGVAVIDWSFCVMGMIALRYARRRFVRYHPRDRTASPRDPQRVLLVGAGRAGSQIVQEVNQNRQLNLEILGFLDDDPTKIGRKVEGIPVLGATSQLVPIAKRLNADEVIISMPSAKASQIRKLVELAQGSALKLKVLPGQAELLCDRSLTPQARPIQIQDILGRPEIKLDFADEFNQQFPSARSQIYQRTVLVTGAGGTIGSEICRQIARLEPQHLLLLGRGENSIFNIEQELRRDFPNLKATPIIADIRHQRRIQTIFQTWQPEIVFHAAAHKHVPLMQHNPTEALENNALASAHLAQLAEQQGVDTFVLISTDKAVDPCNFMGLSKRLAELLVKACAAKSQTRFLVVRFGNVLGSRGSVIPIFQAQIARGGPVTVTDANMTRYFMTTPEASQLVIQSLAVGQSGQTLILDMGQPVKILDLAQQMIQLAGFMPELDIPIKITGLRPGEKLHESLVGSTEKVSATEHPKIMAVSSQLPSREALMQAIANLSEATVASFPHNLLWTTAQWCLSILESQPCQNLGKQSPQNKRSSDKPVETEIPEIS